The Desulfallas thermosapovorans DSM 6562 region GTCCAGTATTTGTTTAATGGTTGATAGTTTGATAGGCCTCACCGCCATAAAAAAAACTTATTTAAAAAAAGCCATAATAATAAGCGTTGTTAATTATGAATTATAAACTGTTGTTATAGCTTAATAGTAATAGTAATAAATAAATTAAAAAAAAGCAATCATTTTTTACAATTTATAAAAGTGTGGTATTGCTTCATTAAATATTTTAGTTTACAATAAATAAGTATTCTTACCGTTAGAATTCTAATAATTAAATCACTAAATGATTTTATAAGAATAATGATATGCCTGTGGAGGTGATTGAAAATTAATTTTGACACAGCAAAACAAATCCACAACCTGTTATTCACTTTCATGGGGCTATTCCACGAGAAATTCCTTTTACGCTTTCGACAAGAGTTTCACGAGTACAGCCGGGTGCCATGCTTGAAAAAAAACCATATGAAGATATTAAATGTGTTGTACCAAAGAGACCGCATAACTTTGACTGAAATTAGTAAAATGCTTGATATTGAAAAGGGTAGCCTTACTACGCTGGTTGACTTGCTGGAAAAGGAGGACTTCGTAATCCGTACCAGTGACCCCATGGATCGCAGGAAAACTCTAATCCGTCTGAGTTCCCGCGGGAGGGAAGAGATGGATCGCGTGATGGATTTTTGTGCCCAAAAAATGAACGAAATATTACATGATGTTGACTCTGTTGAAATACAGCAATTCGTCACCAGTTTGCAGTCCGCGGTTAAGTTTATGAGAAAAATTTAAAATAATGTGTATAGAGAAAGGTTAGTGTCTTATGGCAAACAATTTAGACCTCGGGAATGGAAATACCGGCAAACTGCTGTGGGAATTCTCCATACCCGCCATTATCGGCATGTCAGTGAATGCCTTTTACAATGTTATATCGCGAATATTTGTGGGGCAAGGTGTTAATTACCTTGCTATCGCTGCCGTTACGGTAGCTATGCCGGTTATGATTCTTTTATTTGCTGTTGCCATGTTAATCGGTATTGGTGCCACAGCATTGATTTCAATACGGCTCGGGGAGCAAAAAAAAGAAGAAGCGGATAAAATTGCGGGTAACGCCACACTACTCTTAATATTACTTCCCTTATTATTTTCAATAGCATATTTTCTCTTTTCCGAACCGGTGTTGAGGTTGTTTGGCGCCACCAGTCCCGATGTTTTACCTTACGCCCGGGATTATATGCATATTATTATGATTGGTGCCGTGCCGGGATCCATTGCCTTTGGCTTGAACAACTTTATCCGGGCCGAAGGAAATCCCCGGTTCGCCATGTTTACTCAAGTCATCGGTGGTGTCATAAACATTATTTTACATTATGTGTTTATCTTTATATTGGGGTGGGGTGTCAAAGGAGCCGCCCTGGCAGTTATTGTGGGCCAAACAGTTTCGGCGGTTTGGGTGATCAGTTATTTCCTCCGGGGAACGAGCATGATTAAAATTAAACTTAAAAATATGAAGCTCCAGATTCCCATTGCTATAAAAATAATGGCCATTGGCTTTGCGCCCTTTGCCATGCAAATAGCCAATAGCGTTCAGCAAACCATTTTAAACAAAATCATCATGTTCTATGGCGGAGATTTAGCTCTCTCAGCAGTGGGTATTGTCATGAGTGTAGGTATGATTTTGATTATGCCCATTGTGGGTATTAGTCAGGGGGCACAGCCCATCATCGGTTATAATTATGGTGCACAGCGTTTCGATAGGGTAAAAGAAACACTAAAAAAAGGAATTTTGGCCAGTACGGTACTGGCTATAATTGGTTTTGCCGGTACTCGCTTTTTTGCCATCCCGGTGGTGGCACTTTTCAGCAAAGGTGATGCAGCTCTGACCCAATTGGCAGCACACGCCCTGGTTACGTTTTTTGCCTGTCTACCCATTGTGGGCTTTCATATTTTGGGCGCAAATTACTTCCAGGCTGTGGGCAAACCAATACAATCCACTATCCTCAGCTTATCCAGGCAGGTGCTCATATTTATCCCGCTGCTACTGATTTTGCCCAATTTCTGGGGAATTGAGGGGGTTTGGAGAACGGCACCAATTGCCGATATCCTGGCTGTACTTTTGACGGCTATAGTGTTATTTTATGAAATGAAAAATATAAATCCAAAACCGACCCTGGCCATGGAGTCAAACTAAAAAGATAACTGTATAATCGCCGCCGGTGATGGTGGTTTTTATTAAAGGTCTGGATGTTAGAATCCAGCTTTTTTTTATTTTTTTGTATAATGTTGAAATTTTGTCATTGATTTTTTGGGACAAAGGAACTATTATAATAAGTAAATTAAATGAATATCAATAAGTATTGATTATGAAGATTTTTGTTTTTGATTAAAAAAACTTATGAGCAAGAATTGGTTTCTGTTATGAATATATCAAAGAAAGGG contains the following coding sequences:
- a CDS encoding MATE family efflux transporter translates to MANNLDLGNGNTGKLLWEFSIPAIIGMSVNAFYNVISRIFVGQGVNYLAIAAVTVAMPVMILLFAVAMLIGIGATALISIRLGEQKKEEADKIAGNATLLLILLPLLFSIAYFLFSEPVLRLFGATSPDVLPYARDYMHIIMIGAVPGSIAFGLNNFIRAEGNPRFAMFTQVIGGVINIILHYVFIFILGWGVKGAALAVIVGQTVSAVWVISYFLRGTSMIKIKLKNMKLQIPIAIKIMAIGFAPFAMQIANSVQQTILNKIIMFYGGDLALSAVGIVMSVGMILIMPIVGISQGAQPIIGYNYGAQRFDRVKETLKKGILASTVLAIIGFAGTRFFAIPVVALFSKGDAALTQLAAHALVTFFACLPIVGFHILGANYFQAVGKPIQSTILSLSRQVLIFIPLLLILPNFWGIEGVWRTAPIADILAVLLTAIVLFYEMKNINPKPTLAMESN
- a CDS encoding MarR family winged helix-turn-helix transcriptional regulator — protein: MKINFDTAKQIHNLLFTFMGLFHEKFLLRFRQEFHEYSRVPCLKKNHMKILNVLYQRDRITLTEISKMLDIEKGSLTTLVDLLEKEDFVIRTSDPMDRRKTLIRLSSRGREEMDRVMDFCAQKMNEILHDVDSVEIQQFVTSLQSAVKFMRKI